Within the Aspergillus luchuensis IFO 4308 DNA, chromosome 5, nearly complete sequence genome, the region AGTGCGGCGAAGACACGATGGCAAAGCAACTCGATCAGCAACCAGTTCTTAGTCACCCGAGAATCATGTGGCAGAACAGCTATGGCTTGAATGCGGAAGGGTGAAGGCGAGTAGAACGTGAGGGTCCGCAGGAGCCgttcttccagttccgcAGACGGTAGCTTATGTCGAATGAAGCGTTTGTCTCGTCGGAGGGCGACGATGTACAGCACGGACAGAACGGAGAGAATGATTCCGGCGAGGCTCCATCCGCTGGAGGATTCGTGTCTGAGGTAACTGGCAGGGTGATTAGGGTGGTCGGTCGACGCTGTCCAGAGTACGACATCTCGCTTGCCTCCCAATGCGATGGGGCGAATCAGGAAAGTAAAGATGATAAGATGAGCTTGCTGGAAAGGAATAATATGAGATCCACTCTATGTTGTGAAACCATAGCGAACGCCTTGTGTCAAGGCAGCAAGCGACGCAGAAGACGTAGGCGGGTATATAAGACAAGGCTATGAGTTGTACAAGGTCAACGATTGACAGAGTTCTTGAGATAACATGTTAGTCGCCTACCTTTTTTAATCCTGGGGGAAGTGGATGTTGGCATTGTTcgtgtggaggatgagggttaATACCGACCAGACATTCTCGTTAAGGTCACGGAGGTCCAACATATCCGAAGGCTGGAAAATGAGATGCACGCAACTAGGAAAGGATCTTCTCAGGGAGCAAGGCATAGTATGCAGCGTGGAAGAAGTATTAAGCgatcttcaacgccatgtGCAGTACAAGAAGCAGTCCAGTCGTCGAGGCAGCTCGAATTCGCCAGGTCAACTGTGAAGACACTGCTTTGGCTCCCACAAAGATTGATCGGAACTGAATGAGATATTGGGTTTCTTCAGCAAAGTAAAAGTGACCAGCTAAATACTGCTGCAACTACCAAGCACGTGGTGCGGGGGCACATTTCGTTCTTGCAGGTTCCCGCCCCTTGTCGTCTGCCGCTTGTTACTTGGATAAACGTCCGCAGAGAGGTGCCATAAACAATCCAGTAAAGAGCTCCCTGTACTCATGAACTGACCCGCATGTTTTGTTTCCCGGGCATGGCATTCAGCGAGACTTCAGCCGTTGCACTCCAGTCGTGATTGTATAAAAGACCACGCCGCTGCTTGAGAATGTAGATATACACAGCGGCCCTTAGCCCAGTACCGCTTCGCCCTACAAAGCAGTTCGAGTCAGAAACCGGGAGCATTAATATCATGGCTACTTGGAGGGCAGAACGCACAGTGAACAGAACTCTTGTTGTCAACAGTGCGAACGAGGGTGACCCCAACTTTGGCCACCGTGATCTTCCATCACAGAACtcagaagacgaggacgtTCCTCTTATTCAAAGCACGATCCAATCAGGGCTATGCGAGCAAGCTATAGCTGCACGGCCGCGGACATTAAATGGAATTGATATGCAGCCCTGTGGTCAACTCGATGTTGGTGGCCGCAAGAGTGTCTTGGAGAGCAGCGGCCTACCTCCTGAGCCAGACCATTTGAACATGGAGATGCTCCGGCTACTTTCGTTGTATTCGGGGGACTCGTCGAGATACCGACGCTTTCGGCACACTGTGCATCGCAAAGGTGTTGTAATAGTCCGGCGTCAATTGAAAATCATGAGCCGTTGTGTCAGCGAAGCACTCCGAGCGTCAGATGGATCAATCAACGGTAGAGAATTTGAGCGCTTGGTACTgcgacatcatccatatcatgACCAGACTATAATTGCGGCAACCGTCCTGAGGCAGCTAATACGACGCCTCGCCAAAACCAATCGTCGAAGCCTACTGAACATTGCGGAAACGGTCATTAGACACTGGGTCATCCAAAGGACCTAACAGAGTTATCGCTGACTGACAACAACTATGCAATGTCAGTGCCGTCTGGCTGTGTCGTTCATGTCGATGTAGACAGCATTACGAAATCTGAAAGAATATAGAGGGTCTACAATATTTAATTACAGCTCTGGCGTTTTCGAACACATCGTGGTTGGGTGCAAGGTACGAAGCTGTTTCGATTCAGTATCTCTGCATTGATACACATCATTCGCCATTCTCGTCCACCGTGTACCTAGCCATCGGCTCTATTGTGAAGCGCTGGTGCCTTGGTCCCCTTGAGCATGCACGGCGGGCACAATGACTGCcacgttctcctcctcctgcgtcGGTCCGTCCGCACCGCCCGCTGCCGGAGCTTCCGTCATCTGGAAATTCTCCCACTTTTCAAACACGTCAATCACTCCTTTCCGTAATTTTTGGATCGCTGCTCGAAAGTGGCACAAGCGggcctcctcgtcctggcAGCGACGGTTCAACTGGGTGTTTTCGTCGACAAGGCAGGCGTGGGCGATCTGCATCTGACTGATTTCCTTCTCGAGGCGCGAGCTCTCGGCATGCTGCGCGACGTACGATTCCCAGAGGCGCCGGAAGAGGGCCACCAGTCGCGCGGCTTGCTCTGCAAGGACTGGATTTTGatcatccagctgctgcaactcGCGCATCAGGGGCCGGAACGACTCGGCGGCCAGGCCAATGGAagcgaccttctcatcttttGACAGCGTTTCTCCGGGAAGTGGCGGTGCCATGGCCTACAAGATGTCAGCTCATGTCGATATCTGGAATGCTGTATATGCTTCGTGCGACAAGAATGTGAGTACCTTAGACGACTGCTGGAATGGTTCAACAACTTTTGACGTCTTGTCGTTGTCACGGTGTCCCGGGCCTGGTCCTGCCCAGTcctcgcgcttgcgcttgaccGGCCGTCCCCGATCATTAAAGTCATTCATGTCGTTTGGTAATGCTTGTGCTGAAATGGGAGAGTGGTTGCGGATGCTTCTGGTCCCGGAACTCATTGCAGTGGCTCCTTTTATACGGCGAGTACTACGGTGCCAGACTTGCTCAAAACCGTCCCCTTTTGAGTAATCGCATCTGGGAAGCTTGCCTTGCCTGGCCTTGGTCTCGAAGTGCGATTTACCCACCATCCTCTAGAAACCCTCTTTGGGGGTTTCAATCGTGAGCCGAGTTTGGTTGGCCGTGttctggtgatggtggttttgCCCACACCCTACAGCACAGCGACGGTCAAGTCAGACGCGGGCAGTTGGCTGCACGGCTGGTGGGTATAATAACCACAAAAAGGTTCTTCATTGACCTGGCTGGGGATATCCTGTGGTAGATGCTAGCAATATAGGATTTTGTGCGTCCCGCAACATCCTTGTGCTAACCATGTCATGCGTTTTGGATGCCCTTGCATGCTTCCAGATTGGTCAGGGCGAGCGTATTCTTGGTTCTTGAGGGCTAGAGCTGGCTGGTTCGCAAGATTCCACGCGCTAGAAGTCACAGCTCGCCAGGCATGTGGCCATCACCGGGCCTTGATCCTGGGAGCCGGGTAGAAATGGATCATCCAGTCTCAAGACAATGGATTTTTTCACTTGTCTAGCCGATAAGTATCGGCCACTCAGGCCACGTACATCTGAAAACAGAAGCATTAAAAACGCATATATATCTAGAGTTACCGCTATTGTGGTCTTAGCTGATGACCTCAAATGCTATAGCAACACGGACTATCATAGCTGAAAGCAGCATGAGTACTCATAATAGTATGCGAGTAAACTCAGAGAGTGCAGAATTGGACGATTCCATTGCTACGAGCACAACCGCCTGGCCTCAAGATAGCAGTATCCCCACCAAGGCAAAACATAGCGACAACTTTCTCTGTTCTCCTAACCGACAGGCTCTCGATGACTGAGATATTCTGTATATTCTGTCTTGAGCGCACGGTACCAGCCAGTATGTTGGCCACCGTTACCCTCAGTTTACCATGGCTACTGGTTCTGGTCGGCCAGATTGCCTGGAGACATTCAGCGgttctccacctcaacatgGAGATGCGACCCTTTCGTTCTGGCCTTATCCATCCATAAAATAAGCCGGAAGGTCATGTTTGATTCTTTACTCTCTTGCAAGCGCAGTGTTTCCAAGACCACAAATAGCGCAATCAACATACAAGATCTGCGTCGACTCCTCGAAGCTGGGAAATATGCGagaatcaaacaagcaaaaaCCCACTACGGGGCTTATACCCCTGAATGGCGAGTAAAAAGCCCTCAGCGGTGGGGCTAGAACTAAGAAAACCCCAACAAACCTTAATTGAGCGTACTGGTCACCGCGGCCTAGGAACCCATTAGACGCAGTTCagcgaaacaaagaaaaattacCCACTCGACGCAATGCCATCTGATTCGTCCATGGCGTTGCCCCGTATGGAAACGATGCTACCTAGGAGGTCACGCTTCTCCCCGTGCCACGATCATGTGGAGCCCGGGAATCACTCTGGCGCAGGTGCATTCTTCTCTTATGGAGGGTGTCACTCTTCTGCCTATTTTGACAAGACGTGGGCCTAATGAAAAAGGCCGATACAAAGTAATGGAATTCAGGTTTTACTGATATAGTACTCAATGATCCCAGTCTGTCCCATTGAGTTTCAGGGGGTGCATTGTCCGTTCTGAAGGTCGGAAAGACGAGAAGTTTCCCAAGGTGAATTTTGAGCAGCTTCGAGTGCATTACGCAGAAACTGACGTCCTAGTGGATTACCCAAGTCGACAGCGGTCGGGTACTGGGAACCGGTGCTCTAGAAACTGGAAAGTACTAAGACAAAGGGAGGAATCGGTAGTCATTGTGCACTGTCGGACCACGGTTGCCCAACTGTTTCCAAGTGGCCTCCACTGAGCCCACTGGTCAGATCTAGAACCGCTTTCCAAGTATCGTTGTGTACTTGAGACGCCTATTGACCAACGGCGCGGTCCCATGAGTCGCACACATTTTCGCCTTGCCCATGCCCACGCCGATCCATTTCCCCCAGATGGCGTCTTGAACCGAGGCCTGCATGGTCATTTGGAGAGGTGGCTTCGGGATTTGCTCTTCGTTTAGGGTCAGCATATGCCCCTGGGCAATTGGCAGGAGAGAGCAGACGCAGAAATAGGCAGATGCCCACCCCGCACTTGAACGACCATTGAAGTTCATCTCGAGCGCATGACGGTTCCCGTACTTGGATGCTAATGCTGCACGGTTGGTCTTGCCGGGCGACCGGAGCGCTTGGGGATATAAGGCCGGCGTCTCCCAGTCTTGTTCGCTCCAGGACCAGGCTTCCTGTCCTCACTCACTGGAATGCGCAAGCGCAACAGTGTGCACCTTCACAGGAATGGCGGGCCTGTGTCGTATCAATCTCTtcggagatagcccctgacaggagtggtgggcctgtttagtatcaatctctccggagatagcccctgacaggagtggtgggcctgtttagTATCAATCTCTtcggagatagcccctgacaggagtggtgggcctgtttagtatcaatctctccggagatagcccctgacaggagtggtgggcctgtttagtatcaatctctccggagatagcccctgacaggagtggtgggcctgtttagtatcaatctctccggagatagcccctTCATGGCCATGGGCCCCATGTCGTATCACCTGTGTCCTGGACCGTTCCCAGATGAACAGGTTCTTTCTGTTCTTAGGACCCTGTTCTGAGACACCCCAGCTATGGGCAGCCACCTCTACGCGGTGCTGGGGACTAGTACTTGCCAGAGTATATTCACTCGTCATGACGCAAGGAAGCCAAGGTCTGCTCGCGCCATGCCGTCGCTTCTTACCGGCATCGGTGCAATATCGT harbors:
- a CDS encoding uncharacterized protein (COG:S;~EggNog:ENOG410Q266), translated to MNDFNDRGRPVKRKREDWAGPGPGHRDNDKTSKVVEPFQQSSKAMAPPLPGETLSKDEKVASIGLAAESFRPLMRELQQLDDQNPVLAEQAARLVALFRRLWESYVAQHAESSRLEKEISQMQIAHACLVDENTQLNRRCQDEEARLCHFRAAIQKLRKGVIDVFEKWENFQMTEAPAAGGADGPTQEEENVAVIVPAVHAQGDQGTSASQ
- a CDS encoding uncharacterized protein (SECRETED:SignalP(1-27)), with translation MNFNGRSSAGWASAYFCVCSLLPIAQGHMLTLNEEQIPKPPLQMTMQASVQDAIWGKWIGVGMGKAKMCATHGTAPLVNRRLKYTTILGKRF
- a CDS encoding uncharacterized protein (TransMembrane:1 (o60-78i)); the protein is MLDLRDLNENVWSQAHLIIFTFLIRPIALGGKRDVVLWTASTDHPNHPASYLRHESSSGWSLAGIILSVLSVLYIVALRRDKRFIRHKLPSAELEERLLRTLTFYSPSPFRIQAIAVLPHDSRVTKNWLLIELLCHRVFAALPDQGTIRQVSSSYHARASPGDVLLITAYPVTQSSFRWLEATITKGNELMATVTALYDGPVLGGTADMRRRD